Proteins encoded in a region of the Salminus brasiliensis chromosome 2, fSalBra1.hap2, whole genome shotgun sequence genome:
- the nudt4b gene encoding diphosphoinositol polyphosphate phosphohydrolase NUDT4B, producing MKFKPNQTRTYDGEGFKRRAACLCFKNEREDEVLLVSSSRHPDQWIVPGGGMEPEEEPCGAAVREVYEEAGVKGKLGRLLGVFEHNQDRKHRTYVYVLTVTETLEAWEDSVNIGRKREWFPVEEAIKILQSHKPVHAEYLRHLQLCSATNNGNILLPSPPPNDNTPRYSTSPAPPRR from the exons ATGAAGTTCAAGCCCAACCAGACGAGGACGTACGACGGGGAAGGGTTCAAGCGGCGAGCGGCGTGCCTGTGCTTCAAGAACGAGCGAGAGGACGAG GTGTTGCTGGTGAGCAGCAGTCGGCATCCAGATCAGTGGATCGTGCCCGGGGGAGGAATGGAGCCAGAGGAAGAGCCCTGTGGGGCAGCAGTGCGGGAGGTTTATGAAGAG GCTGGAGTGAAGGGGAAATTGGGGCGCCTCCTGGGCGTGTTTGAG CATAACCAGGACAGGAAGCACCGTACGTATGTGTATGTGCTGACCGTGACGGAGACTCTGGAGGCCTGGGAGGACTCAGTAAATATCG GTCGTAAGCGGGAGTGGTTCCCAGTAGAAGAGGCCATCAAGATTCTGCAAAGCCACAAGCCGGTCCACGCCGAGTACCTGAgacatcttcagctgtgttcCGCAACCAACAACGGCAACAtcctcctcccctcccctcccccaaaTGACAACACGCCCCGCTACAGCACGTCTCCCGCTCCCCCCCGCAGATAG